In one Leptotrichia sp. oral taxon 215 str. W9775 genomic region, the following are encoded:
- a CDS encoding glutamate-5-semialdehyde dehydrogenase, protein MISGYIEEMGKKAKEASKKLLTLDTRTKNKVLVMIAEELINKKEEIKEANRLDLENGKKEGLSFALLDRLELTDKRIEAMSQGLMEIAAFTDPIGEILSGWKHKNGMTIEKKRVPLGVLGIIYESRPNVTIDSAGLAIKSSNAVILRGSANAINSNIYLSRLFNETGVKAGLPENSVQLIENTDRALVNEMVKMNQYIDVLIPRGGKGLKKFIIENATIPIIETGAGVCHVFVDESAKIGNILPIIKNAKIQRPSTCNSIETVLVHKNIAEKILPEVTDMLIKSGVELRYSREALDIVNRNDVKLANEEDFGAEYLDMIMSLKLVENVDEAIDYINEHSTQHSDSIITESIDNAEKFLNEVDSAAVYLNASTRFSDGGEFGYGGEIGISTQKLHARGPMGVRELTTTKYIIRGNGQIRE, encoded by the coding sequence ATGATTAGCGGATATATTGAAGAAATGGGAAAGAAGGCAAAGGAAGCGTCGAAAAAACTTCTTACTCTGGATACAAGGACAAAAAACAAAGTTCTTGTAATGATTGCTGAAGAGCTGATTAATAAAAAGGAAGAAATAAAGGAAGCAAATAGGCTGGATCTTGAAAATGGTAAGAAGGAAGGGCTTTCCTTTGCACTTCTGGATAGGCTGGAACTAACAGATAAAAGGATTGAAGCTATGTCACAGGGATTAATGGAAATAGCTGCCTTTACTGATCCTATCGGGGAAATACTTTCAGGCTGGAAACATAAAAATGGAATGACTATCGAGAAAAAAAGGGTACCATTAGGTGTACTTGGAATCATATACGAATCAAGGCCAAATGTGACAATAGATTCGGCAGGACTTGCAATAAAATCATCCAATGCGGTAATTTTAAGGGGATCGGCAAATGCAATAAATTCAAATATTTACTTGAGCAGACTTTTTAACGAAACGGGAGTTAAGGCAGGATTACCTGAAAATTCAGTTCAACTTATAGAAAATACTGACAGGGCACTTGTAAATGAAATGGTAAAAATGAATCAGTATATTGATGTCCTCATACCTAGAGGAGGAAAAGGACTGAAGAAGTTTATTATTGAAAATGCTACAATTCCTATAATTGAAACAGGTGCAGGAGTGTGCCATGTATTTGTGGATGAAAGTGCAAAAATAGGGAACATTCTGCCGATTATAAAAAATGCAAAAATCCAGAGGCCAAGTACGTGTAATTCAATAGAAACAGTACTGGTTCATAAAAATATTGCTGAAAAGATACTGCCTGAAGTGACAGATATGCTTATAAAAAGTGGTGTAGAACTTAGATATAGCAGGGAAGCACTTGATATTGTAAACAGAAATGATGTAAAGCTGGCAAATGAAGAAGATTTTGGAGCAGAATACCTTGATATGATAATGTCACTGAAACTTGTGGAAAATGTAGATGAGGCAATAGACTACATAAATGAACATAGCACACAGCATTCAGATTCAATAATAACAGAATCAATAGATAATGCTGAAAAATTTCTGAATGAAGTGGATTCGGCAGCAGTTTACCTGAATGCATCAACAAGATTTTCAGATGGTGGAGAATTTGGATATGGAGGGGAAATTGGAATTTCCACTCAGAAACTTCACGCCAGAGGGCCTATGGGAGTAAGGGAACTTACAACAACAAAGTATATTATCAGAGGAAATGGGCAAATTAGGGAATAA